One window from the genome of Nicotiana sylvestris chromosome 9, ASM39365v2, whole genome shotgun sequence encodes:
- the LOC138877541 gene encoding uncharacterized protein yields the protein MGTQGIIRSPLHQRIERRPHSLARMAFMPFGLYNAPATFQRCMMDIFTNMVEDIMEVFMDDFSVVGNSFDECLINLTRVLKRYIETNLVLNWEKCHFMVQEGIVLGHRVSSKGIEVDRAKVDVIAKLPPLTSVKAIRSFLGHAGFYRRFIRDFSKIANPLYEQLLATSLEEVPWYADFANYLASDYVSKWVEDATFPTNDARMVVGFLKKNIFTRFGTPRAIISDGGTHFYNRAFEKLLAEYDVRHKVATPYHPQTSGQLNLDIEAASTTRITEFHELDEFRHLAFESTRLYKERMKRLHDQNIVERQFKPGDMVLLYNSRLQLFPGKLKSRWSGPFRVVEVFPSGAVEIASEKDSHIFRVNGQRLKLYIGVST from the exons atgggtactcagggtataatcagatctccattgcaccagaggaTAGAGAGAAGACCTCATTCACTTGCTcgtatggcatttatgccttttGGCCTAtacaatgcacccgccacattccaaaggtgcatgatggacATATTCACTAACATGGtagaggacataatggaggtgttcatggatgatttctcagtggtgggaaactcatttgatgagtgccttaTAAATTTGACTCGTGTGCTGAAACGGTATATCGAGACTAAcctggttcttaattgggagaagtgccatttcatggtacaagagggcatagtcttggggcaccgggtgtcaagcaaaggaattgaggtagATCGTGCTAAAGTGGATGTGATAGCAAAGTTGCCCCCTCTAacttcagtcaaggcaatcaggagcttcctcgggcatgccggtttctaccggagattcataagagacttctcaaaaattgccaaccctctct acgaaCAGTTGCTCGCTACTAgtcttgaggaagtgccatggtatgcagactttgcaaattacctggccagcg attacgtgtccaaatgggtagaagatGCAACGtttcccactaatgatgcaagaatggtggtgggatttttgaagaagaacatattcacccgctttgggacaccaagagcgattatcagtgacggaggcaccCACTTCTATAATAGAGCTTTCGAGAAGTTGCTAGCAgagtatgatgtacgccacaaggtggctaccccatatcatccccagactagtgggcag CTGAACCTAGACATTGAGGCTGCGAGCACAACAAGAATCACTGAATTTCATGAGCTCGATGAGTTCagacatcttgcttttgagagcacaaggttgtacaaggagagaatgaagaggttgcacgaccAAAACATTGTTGAGCGACAGTTCAAACCCGGGGACATGGTATTGCTTTATAACTCAAGATTGCAGTTATTCCCTGGTAAGcttaagtcacgatggtctggtccATTTCGAGTGGTAGAAGTCTTCCCTTCAGGAGCGGTAGAGATTGCCTCGGAGAAAGACTCTCAcatatttagagtcaatgggcaaagATTGAAGCTATACataggtgtaagcacgtga
- the LOC138877542 gene encoding uncharacterized protein has protein sequence MLKQIQVNIPLIDALKVMPGYAKMIKDLMSRTFNFQDLDTVTLTQTCSTVVTRPIAEKLSDLGSFTIPCTIGNFAFAKALCDLRARINFMPLAIYKRLGIGRARLTSMLLQLANRTVKRPSGILDDVLIQVRKFVFPVDFVILDCKVDEEIPIILGRSFLATRRALIDCETGELKMRLNDEEITFNVQKSMRRPSEFANCSLINAANIIVETDDEMMIIEDPLVACLIKWRRIRGMGIGIRGQRVLG, from the coding sequence atgctaaaacaaatccaggtaaatattccattgattgatgctttgaaagtgatgcctgggtatgcaaaaatgataaaggacttgatgtcccgaacATTCAATTTCCAAGACTTGGACACAGTTACTCTTACTCAGACCTGTAGTacagtggtgactagaccaattgcgGAAAAACTGTCTGACCTAGggagctttacaattccatgcactattggtaattttgcttttgctaaGGCACTGTGCGATCTAAGGGCCCGCATAAATTTTATGCCCCTGGCAATTTATAAGAGGCtggggattggaagagctagactcacctctatgttgttgcagctggctaATAGGACTGTAAAAAGACCCTCTGGTATCCTGGACGATGTGTTGATTCAGGTaaggaaatttgtgttccctgtagattttgtgatcttagactgcaaagtggatgaagagattcccataattttgggaaggtcgTTCTTGGCCACTAGGAGAGCTCTTATAGATTGTGAGACTGGGGAGCTAaagatgagattgaacgatgaagagataacattcaatgtgcagaaatctatgaggcgaccaagtgaattcgctaATTGCTCTCTTATTAATGCCGCGAATATAAtcgtagagactgatgatgagatGATGATCATTGAGGACCCTCTTGTTGCATGTCTGATAAAATGGAGAAGAATTCGCGGAATGGGTATTGGCATTAGAGGGcagagggttctgggatag